The following proteins are co-located in the Komagataeibacter sp. FNDCF1 genome:
- a CDS encoding NADPH-dependent F420 reductase, whose product MPALKLTRRQGLTALLATLLPTALPVAARAGRPLRIGMIGAGHVGSTLGHLWNRSGHQIMFADIKKEAANRLASELYPLARSGTVQEAAKFGDAVVLAVPYGALPVLGHTIGATIGDKPLIDATNPYGWRDGKIGRLAQKNGAGITTQSLFPSASVVRCFNSEDMTTLAAQTWRTPPRLALPMAGDVLQALYTAGWLIHDAGFDPVMVGPLSAAMLFQPGHPGFEAQMNANDLRTLLGVTADNPVNRRLAAQFAGGM is encoded by the coding sequence ATGCCAGCCCTGAAACTGACCCGCCGACAGGGCCTGACCGCCCTGCTTGCCACGCTCCTGCCCACGGCCCTGCCGGTTGCGGCGCGTGCGGGCAGGCCGCTGCGCATCGGCATGATCGGGGCGGGCCATGTCGGCAGCACGCTGGGCCATTTATGGAACCGCTCGGGCCACCAGATCATGTTTGCCGACATAAAGAAGGAAGCCGCGAACAGGCTTGCATCCGAACTCTATCCGCTCGCCCGTTCCGGCACGGTGCAGGAAGCCGCGAAATTCGGGGATGCCGTGGTGCTGGCCGTACCCTATGGCGCCCTGCCGGTGCTGGGGCACACCATCGGTGCGACCATTGGCGACAAGCCGCTGATCGATGCCACCAATCCCTATGGCTGGCGTGACGGCAAGATCGGCCGCCTGGCCCAGAAGAACGGGGCGGGCATCACCACCCAGTCCCTGTTTCCGTCCGCCTCCGTTGTCCGGTGCTTCAATTCGGAAGACATGACGACACTTGCAGCCCAGACCTGGCGCACCCCCCCCCGCCTGGCGCTGCCCATGGCGGGGGATGTGCTGCAGGCCCTGTACACGGCGGGCTGGCTGATCCATGACGCTGGCTTCGACCCGGTCATGGTCGGCCCGCTGTCTGCCGCGATGCTGTTCCAGCCCGGCCACCCAGGATTTGAGGCGCAGATGAACGCCAATGACCTGCGCACCCTGCTGGGCGTTACGGCGGACAATCCGGTCAACCGCAGGCTCGCCGCTCAGTTCGCGGGCGGGATGTAG
- the gltX gene encoding glutamate--tRNA ligase: MKLRFAPSPTGLIHVGNARQAIANALFARRHRASFLLRIDDTDRGRSKEEYVQALQDDLRWLGIGWDEFVRQSDRLERYALAIEKLKASGRLYPCFESEQELASKREARIRMRKPPLYDRAMLRMTPQQRAQAEANGKVPYWRFRLSDHRTVEWNDLVMGPSRVKLPAISDPVLVRADGTVLYTLASVVDDMELGITHIIRGEDHVTNTGVQIDIAEALGAKRNQFTFAHLPLLLDEGGGKLSKRFDGLSIRALRQDGIEPSAIVSYLARLGSADDPEPLSFDELARSYDLGRVSRSAARFDMRQLLGLNRRVMHAMPFEEIRTRLPEGATEAFWLAVRGNVDMAGELRHWWDVMAGGIVPPVIDEADRPFLLQALESLPAEPWDGTTWKAWTAAVKEATGRTGRALFHPLRLALTGEDSGPEMRDLLPLMGRARVADRLQIAAR; the protein is encoded by the coding sequence ATGAAACTCCGTTTTGCGCCCAGCCCGACCGGGCTGATCCATGTCGGCAATGCGCGTCAGGCCATTGCCAATGCCCTGTTCGCCCGCCGCCACAGGGCCAGCTTCCTGCTGCGCATTGACGATACTGATCGCGGTCGCTCGAAAGAGGAATACGTGCAGGCCCTGCAGGACGACCTGCGCTGGCTGGGCATCGGCTGGGATGAATTCGTGCGCCAGTCCGACCGGCTGGAGCGTTACGCGCTGGCCATTGAAAAGCTGAAGGCAAGCGGGCGGCTTTACCCGTGCTTTGAAAGTGAGCAGGAACTCGCCTCCAAGCGTGAGGCGCGCATCCGCATGCGCAAGCCCCCGCTGTATGACCGCGCCATGCTGCGCATGACACCGCAGCAGCGTGCGCAGGCCGAAGCCAATGGCAAGGTGCCGTACTGGCGCTTCAGGCTGTCCGACCACCGTACGGTGGAATGGAACGACCTGGTCATGGGGCCGTCGCGCGTCAAGCTGCCTGCCATTTCCGACCCGGTTCTGGTGCGCGCGGATGGCACGGTGCTGTATACGCTGGCCTCTGTCGTGGATGATATGGAACTGGGCATCACCCACATCATCCGGGGTGAGGACCATGTGACCAATACCGGCGTGCAGATTGACATCGCGGAAGCACTGGGCGCGAAACGCAACCAGTTTACTTTTGCCCACCTGCCGCTTCTGCTGGATGAAGGTGGTGGCAAGCTGTCCAAGCGGTTTGATGGACTGTCGATTCGCGCGCTCAGGCAGGACGGGATCGAGCCTTCGGCCATCGTCTCCTATCTCGCCCGGCTTGGCAGCGCCGATGACCCGGAACCGCTGTCGTTCGATGAACTGGCCAGAAGCTACGATCTCGGTCGTGTCTCACGCTCCGCCGCGCGGTTCGACATGCGCCAGCTGCTGGGGCTGAACCGTCGCGTCATGCACGCCATGCCGTTTGAGGAAATCCGCACGCGCCTGCCCGAAGGGGCTACCGAAGCCTTCTGGCTTGCGGTGCGGGGCAATGTGGACATGGCGGGCGAACTGCGCCACTGGTGGGATGTCATGGCCGGCGGGATCGTGCCCCCGGTCATTGATGAAGCGGATCGTCCCTTCCTGCTGCAGGCGCTGGAGTCGCTGCCTGCGGAACCGTGGGATGGCACGACATGGAAGGCATGGACCGCCGCCGTGAAAGAGGCCACAGGCCGCACGGGCCGCGCCCTGTTCCACCCGCTGCGCCTGGCGCTGACGGGGGAGGACAGCGGGCCGGAAATGCGCGACCTGCTGCCGCTCATGGGCCGGGCGCGCGTGGCTGACCGGCTGCAGATCGCAGCGCGCTGA
- a CDS encoding HdeD family acid-resistance protein, whose product MDTSFTQRWGLFVGLGAISFGLGIVAWVDALAVSLASTILLGVLLFVAGTVQLVHAFVVRDWSGRLMSILGGALYILAGTMMMEEPATGSMVITLFIAACLAVSGIGRIIMAFQQRGLQGWWLILLGGVISLLVGVCLYATLPWSGLWLIGTFVAVELIAAGIGWIQFGLALRQAVYIPPAN is encoded by the coding sequence ATGGATACGTCATTTACGCAGCGCTGGGGGCTGTTCGTGGGGCTGGGGGCGATTTCCTTCGGCCTTGGCATCGTGGCGTGGGTAGATGCACTGGCCGTCTCGCTTGCCAGCACCATCCTGCTTGGCGTGCTGCTGTTCGTGGCGGGTACGGTGCAGCTCGTGCACGCCTTCGTGGTGCGTGACTGGAGCGGGCGGCTCATGTCCATCCTGGGTGGTGCGCTTTATATACTGGCAGGCACCATGATGATGGAGGAACCGGCCACGGGTTCCATGGTCATTACCCTGTTTATTGCCGCCTGCCTTGCGGTGTCGGGCATCGGGCGCATCATCATGGCGTTCCAGCAGCGTGGCCTGCAGGGCTGGTGGCTGATCCTGCTGGGGGGTGTCATCAGCCTGCTGGTGGGCGTGTGCCTGTATGCCACCCTGCCGTGGTCGGGGCTATGGCTGATCGGCACGTTCGTGGCCGTTGAACTGATCGCGGCGGGCATCGGCTGGATCCAGTTCGGCCTGGCGCTGCGCCAGGCGGTCTACATCCCGCCCGCGAACTGA
- the rpsD gene encoding 30S ribosomal protein S4, translating to MSKRLESKYKINRRLGVNLWGRAKSPVNKREYGPGQHGQRRKQKPSDFSVQLMAKQKLKGYYGNIGEKQFRKYYDEAVRRKGDTSENLIDLLERRLDAVVYRLKFAITPFAARQFISHGHITVNGRKVNIPSYLVRDGDVIEVREKSKQLAIVLDAAQSGERDVPEYLEVDHRQMKGSFLRSPKLSDVPYPVQMEPNLVIEFYSR from the coding sequence ATGAGCAAGCGCCTTGAGAGCAAGTACAAGATCAATCGCCGCCTTGGCGTGAACCTGTGGGGCCGTGCGAAGTCCCCGGTCAACAAGCGCGAATATGGTCCCGGCCAGCATGGCCAGCGCCGCAAGCAGAAGCCTTCCGACTTCTCCGTGCAGCTGATGGCCAAGCAGAAGCTGAAGGGCTACTACGGCAACATCGGCGAAAAGCAGTTCCGCAAGTATTATGACGAGGCCGTCCGCCGCAAGGGTGACACCTCCGAAAACCTGATCGACCTGCTGGAGCGCCGGCTGGATGCGGTTGTCTACCGCCTGAAGTTCGCGATCACCCCGTTCGCGGCACGTCAGTTTATCAGCCACGGCCACATCACGGTCAACGGCCGCAAGGTCAACATCCCCTCCTACCTGGTGCGTGATGGTGACGTGATCGAAGTGCGCGAGAAGTCCAAGCAGCTGGCCATCGTGCTGGATGCGGCCCAGAGCGGCGAGCGCGACGTGCCGGAATACCTGGAAGTGGACCACCGCCAGATGAAGGGCTCCTTCCTGCGCAGCCCCAAGCTGTCGGACGTTCCGTATCCGGTCCAGATGGAACCGAACCTGGTCATCGAATTCTACTCTCGCTGA
- a CDS encoding endonuclease/exonuclease/phosphatase family protein gives MTGWRVACCLPVILGLLLPPAAAVARGDIRLSTWNLDWLTTRPQGDAALPADVTPRTAAELERLAAYARRLAPDIAALEEVDSPELAARLFPAPGYHILVSHDPVVQKVALAIRTGLAVTRHADVTALDVYPPDAPRHLRSGLDVSIGTGADSLRVLVVHLKAGCRDSGPDSRKPACHTLLRQIAVITDWILERQDEGEAFAVIGDFNRLLAPDDPALRSLASSGPLTLATAGHASPCAGGSYFIDHILLGGPARAWLQPDSLRVMLYGTGGHEDAIRLSDHCPVSVRLSLP, from the coding sequence ATGACCGGATGGCGGGTGGCCTGCTGCCTGCCCGTCATCCTTGGCCTGCTGCTTCCGCCTGCCGCCGCGGTCGCGCGGGGGGATATCAGGCTTTCCACATGGAATCTGGACTGGCTGACCACCCGCCCGCAGGGCGATGCCGCCCTGCCCGCCGATGTCACCCCCCGTACGGCGGCGGAACTGGAGCGGCTGGCGGCCTATGCCCGCCGCCTGGCACCCGATATCGCGGCGCTGGAGGAAGTGGACAGCCCGGAACTGGCCGCCCGGCTGTTTCCCGCGCCGGGCTACCATATCCTTGTCTCCCATGACCCTGTGGTGCAGAAGGTCGCTCTTGCCATTCGCACGGGGCTGGCGGTGACGCGGCATGCGGATGTCACGGCGCTGGATGTCTATCCGCCCGATGCGCCGCGCCATCTCCGTTCGGGACTGGATGTCAGCATCGGCACGGGGGCGGACAGCCTGCGCGTGCTGGTGGTGCATCTCAAGGCCGGATGTCGCGATTCGGGGCCCGACAGCCGCAAGCCGGCCTGCCATACACTACTGCGGCAGATTGCCGTCATCACGGACTGGATCCTGGAACGGCAGGATGAAGGCGAGGCCTTTGCGGTCATCGGTGATTTCAACCGCCTGCTTGCCCCTGATGACCCGGCGCTGCGCAGCCTTGCCAGTAGTGGCCCGCTCACGCTTGCAACCGCGGGGCACGCAAGTCCCTGCGCAGGCGGCAGCTATTTCATCGACCATATCCTGCTCGGTGGCCCCGCGCGCGCATGGCTGCAACCGGACAGCCTGCGCGTGATGCTCTATGGTACTGGCGGGCACGAGGATGCCATCCGCCTGTCCGACCACTGCCCGGTCTCGGTACGCCTGTCCCTGCCCTGA
- the cysS gene encoding cysteine--tRNA ligase: protein MSDTQPRLHLHDSRTRSTVPFVPLAPDNVRVYYCGPTVYDLAHIGNLRAMLTADVLVRLLRHLYKRVTYVRNITDVDDKINARAHASGESIADLTARTIADFHEDLAAVSILPPDVEPRATHHIGEMQDMIARLIAGGHAYEAEGHVLFAVNTYPSYGALSGRTPDDLIAGARVEVAPYKRDPGDFVLWKPSDDQTPGWDSPWGRGRPGWHIECSAMSHRYLGESFDIHGGGSDLLFPHHENERAQSMCCHPHGHFANHWVHNAMLLVNGEKMSKSLGNFLTVRDVLRDTPAEALRLLLLRAQYRSVLNFTREGLEEARQMLGRFYRALENLDPMQDTVPAPDSVVQVLCDDLNTPRALAEMHALADAAMAGDSMAAAQLKAAGNLIGLLNDTPEAWFRGGAKVDPAHIERLIAERLAARKARDFARADEIRNDLAAQGIVLEDGPQGTTWRQA from the coding sequence ATGTCCGACACACAGCCCCGTTTGCACCTGCATGACAGCAGGACGCGCAGCACCGTTCCCTTCGTCCCGCTGGCACCCGATAACGTACGGGTCTATTACTGCGGCCCCACGGTCTATGACCTGGCGCATATCGGCAACCTGCGCGCCATGCTCACGGCGGATGTGCTGGTGCGCCTGCTGCGCCACCTGTACAAGCGCGTGACCTACGTGCGCAACATCACGGACGTGGATGACAAGATCAACGCCCGCGCCCATGCCAGTGGCGAATCCATCGCCGACCTGACCGCACGCACCATTGCCGATTTCCATGAAGACCTGGCCGCCGTTTCCATCCTGCCGCCAGATGTGGAACCACGCGCGACCCACCATATTGGCGAGATGCAGGACATGATCGCCCGCCTGATCGCAGGTGGCCATGCCTACGAAGCAGAAGGCCATGTGCTGTTCGCGGTGAATACCTACCCGTCCTACGGTGCGCTGTCGGGCCGGACGCCTGATGACCTGATTGCTGGCGCCCGGGTGGAGGTTGCTCCTTACAAGCGTGATCCCGGTGATTTCGTGCTGTGGAAGCCGTCCGATGACCAGACACCGGGCTGGGACAGCCCGTGGGGCCGGGGGCGGCCGGGCTGGCATATCGAATGTTCCGCCATGTCACACCGTTATCTGGGCGAAAGCTTCGATATCCATGGCGGCGGATCGGACCTGCTGTTTCCCCACCATGAGAACGAGCGCGCGCAGAGCATGTGCTGCCACCCGCATGGTCACTTCGCCAACCACTGGGTGCATAACGCCATGCTGCTGGTGAACGGGGAGAAGATGTCGAAATCCCTCGGCAACTTCCTGACCGTGCGCGACGTGCTGCGTGACACGCCCGCCGAGGCCCTGCGCCTGCTGCTGCTGCGCGCGCAGTACCGCTCGGTACTGAATTTCACGCGTGAGGGGCTGGAGGAGGCGCGTCAGATGCTCGGCCGCTTCTACCGTGCGCTGGAAAACCTTGATCCGATGCAGGACACCGTGCCCGCGCCTGACAGCGTGGTACAGGTGCTGTGCGATGACCTGAACACGCCCCGCGCGCTGGCGGAAATGCACGCACTGGCCGATGCCGCCATGGCGGGGGACAGCATGGCCGCGGCGCAACTGAAGGCGGCGGGCAACCTGATCGGCCTGCTGAACGACACGCCGGAAGCATGGTTCCGTGGTGGCGCGAAGGTGGACCCGGCGCATATCGAACGCCTGATTGCAGAACGGCTGGCCGCCCGCAAGGCGCGTGACTTTGCCCGCGCCGATGAAATCCGCAATGACCTTGCCGCACAGGGAATCGTGCTGGAAGACGGCCCGCAGGGCACGACATGGAGGCAGGCATGA
- a CDS encoding RNA methyltransferase: MTGRDGGADIGPIGNSPVVILVRPQMAENIGTTARAMANGGLFHMRLVAPRDGWPLERAWRSASGADRILESAQVFDTVDDAVADLHHVFATCPRPRHIVKPVLTARGGAAELREMTDRGLKVGLMFGPERAGLDNEDMARADALIRYPLNPAFMSLNLAQAVMIMAYEWWMTEDQTQPRTLMTNETHVATRGELDNFMRHLITDLDDCGFLRNEQKRAGMVRNLRHFFLRGEVTEQELRTLHGVVTELSRGRKARQGDKR, from the coding sequence ATGACCGGCCGTGACGGCGGGGCGGATATCGGCCCCATTGGCAACAGCCCGGTCGTGATCCTTGTCCGGCCCCAGATGGCCGAGAACATCGGCACCACGGCCCGCGCCATGGCCAATGGCGGGCTGTTCCACATGCGCCTTGTCGCACCACGTGATGGCTGGCCGCTTGAGCGCGCATGGCGCAGCGCGTCGGGGGCCGACCGCATTCTTGAATCCGCACAGGTGTTCGACACGGTGGATGATGCGGTGGCCGACCTGCACCATGTCTTTGCCACCTGCCCGCGCCCGCGCCATATCGTCAAGCCGGTGCTGACCGCGCGCGGCGGTGCTGCGGAACTGCGCGAGATGACGGATCGCGGCCTGAAGGTCGGGCTGATGTTCGGCCCCGAACGCGCGGGACTGGATAACGAGGACATGGCGCGCGCCGATGCGCTGATCCGCTACCCGCTCAATCCCGCATTCATGTCGCTCAACCTGGCGCAGGCGGTGATGATCATGGCTTATGAGTGGTGGATGACGGAGGACCAGACCCAGCCCCGCACCCTCATGACCAACGAGACGCATGTGGCCACCCGTGGCGAACTCGACAACTTCATGCGCCACCTGATTACCGATCTGGATGACTGCGGCTTCCTGCGCAATGAACAGAAGCGCGCGGGCATGGTGCGCAACCTGCGCCACTTCTTCCTGCGTGGCGAGGTGACGGAGCAGGAACTGCGCACGCTGCATGGCGTGGTGACCGAGCTTTCACGCGGGCGCAAGGCGCGACAGGGTGACAAGCGGTAA
- a CDS encoding peptide chain release factor 3 produces the protein MDKTVTATAADTALAAEITRRRTFAIISHPDAGKTTLTERILRAGGAIQMAGNVRAKGERRRTRSDWMGIERDRGISVVTSVMTFEYGGCIFNLLDTPGHEDFSEDTYRTLTAVDAAVMVIDAAKGIEARTRKLFEICRLRDIPIVTFINKMDREAQDPFALLDEISSSLALDVSPATWPVGRAAKFVGTYDIRSRELHVSEPLDQSDPRMVQLGEELELVEAALPEFDLESFNAGHLTPVFFGSAMKEIGVTDLLDALAAFGPPPRDQATETRSVRADEPALTALVFKIQANMDPNHRDRMAFARICSGKLQRGMRLKHVRIGKQFALHTPQFFFARDRQLAEEAFAGDVVGIPNHGTLRIGDTLTEGEDLRFTGVPYFAPEILRRVRLDDAMKAKKLRQALTELAEEGVVQLFRPQDGAPPIVGVVGTLQLDVLQSRLKGEYGVAIGFESTPYNLARWVTGPRDRLEAFCMANRTAMADDIDGDPVFLASSAFMMKRTAEGNPELTFHDIKQIGQEIG, from the coding sequence ATGGACAAGACCGTGACCGCCACCGCAGCCGATACCGCCCTTGCCGCCGAAATTACCCGGCGGCGCACATTCGCCATCATCTCCCACCCCGATGCGGGCAAGACCACGCTGACCGAACGCATCCTGCGCGCCGGTGGCGCGATCCAGATGGCGGGCAACGTGCGGGCCAAGGGCGAACGGCGGCGCACGCGTTCGGACTGGATGGGCATCGAGCGCGACCGCGGCATTTCCGTCGTGACATCGGTCATGACGTTCGAATATGGCGGCTGCATCTTCAACCTGCTCGACACGCCGGGCCATGAAGACTTCTCGGAAGATACCTACCGCACGCTGACGGCGGTGGATGCGGCGGTGATGGTGATCGACGCCGCCAAGGGCATCGAGGCCCGGACCCGCAAGCTGTTCGAGATCTGCCGCCTGCGCGACATTCCCATCGTCACCTTCATCAACAAGATGGACCGTGAGGCGCAGGACCCGTTTGCCCTGCTCGATGAAATTTCGTCCTCGCTGGCGCTGGATGTCTCGCCCGCCACATGGCCGGTGGGCCGTGCCGCCAAATTCGTCGGCACCTATGACATCCGCAGCCGTGAACTGCACGTGAGCGAACCGCTGGACCAGTCCGACCCGCGCATGGTGCAGCTGGGCGAGGAACTGGAACTGGTCGAGGCCGCCTTGCCGGAATTCGACCTGGAAAGCTTCAACGCGGGGCACCTGACACCGGTGTTCTTCGGTAGTGCGATGAAGGAAATCGGCGTGACCGACCTGCTGGACGCGCTGGCCGCCTTCGGGCCGCCGCCGCGTGACCAGGCGACCGAAACCCGCAGCGTGCGCGCCGATGAACCCGCCCTGACCGCGCTGGTGTTCAAGATCCAGGCCAACATGGACCCCAACCACCGCGACCGCATGGCCTTTGCCCGCATCTGCTCGGGCAAACTGCAGCGCGGCATGCGGCTCAAGCATGTGCGCATTGGCAAGCAGTTCGCGCTGCACACCCCGCAGTTCTTCTTTGCCCGTGACCGCCAGCTGGCCGAGGAAGCATTCGCGGGCGACGTGGTGGGCATTCCCAACCATGGCACGCTGCGCATTGGCGATACGCTGACCGAGGGCGAGGACCTGCGCTTTACCGGCGTACCCTACTTCGCCCCCGAAATCCTGCGCCGCGTGCGGCTGGATGATGCGATGAAGGCCAAGAAGCTGCGGCAGGCCCTGACCGAACTGGCGGAAGAAGGCGTGGTCCAGCTGTTCCGCCCGCAGGATGGCGCGCCACCGATCGTGGGCGTGGTCGGCACGCTGCAGCTTGACGTGCTTCAGTCGCGGCTGAAGGGGGAATACGGGGTGGCGATCGGCTTCGAATCGACGCCGTACAACCTTGCCCGCTGGGTCACCGGCCCGCGTGACAGGCTGGAAGCCTTCTGCATGGCTAACCGCACGGCCATGGCGGATGATATTGATGGCGACCCGGTCTTCCTTGCCTCATCCGCGTTCATGATGAAGCGCACGGCGGAAGGAAACCCGGAGTTGACGTTCCATGACATCAAGCAGATCGGCCAGGAAATCGGCTGA